A section of the Phaseolus vulgaris cultivar G19833 chromosome 8, P. vulgaris v2.0, whole genome shotgun sequence genome encodes:
- the LOC137823873 gene encoding UDP-glucose 6-dehydrogenase 1, with product MVKICCIGAGYVGGPTMAVIAVKCPSIEVAVVDISKSRIAAWNSDQLPIYEPGLDGVVKQCRGKNLFFSTDVEKHVFEADIVFVSVNTPTKTQGLGAGKAADLTYWESAARMIADVSKSDKIVVEKSTVPVKTAEAIEKILTHNSKGIKFQILSNPEFLAEGTAIQDLFKPDRVLIGGRETPEGQKAIQALKSVYSQWVPEERILTTNLWSAELSKLAANAFLAQRISSVNAMSALCEATGANVQQVSYSVGTDSRIGPKFLNASVGFGGSCFQKDILNLVYICECNGLPEVAEYWKQVIKINDYQKNRFVNRVVSSMFNTVSNKKIAILGFAFKKDTGDTRETPAIDVCQGLLGDKANLSIYDPQVTEDQIQRDLSMNKFDWDHPIHLQPTSPTTVKKVSVVWDAYEATKDAHGLCILTEWDEFKTLDYQKIFDNMQKPAFVFDGRNVVDADKLREIGFIVYSIGKPLDPWLKDMPSMA from the coding sequence ATGGTGAAGATTTGCTGCATTGGTGCTGGATATGTCGGTGGTCCTACAATGGCAGTCATTGCAGTTAAGTGCCCATCCATTGAAGTGGCTGTTGTGGATATCTCTAAATCCCGTATTGCAGCCTGGAACAGTGACCAGCTTCCTATCTATGAACCTGGTCTTGATGGTGTTGTGAAGCAATGCCGTGGCAAGAACCTCTTCTTCAGCACTGATGTTGAAAAGCATGTCTTTGAGGCTGACATAGTGTTTGTCTCTGTCAACACCCCAACTAAAACTCAGGGTCTTGGAGCTGGCAAAGCAGCAGATTTGACATATTGGGAGAGCGCGGCTCGCATGATTGCTGATGTCTCAAAGTCTGACAAGATTGTGGTAGAGAAATCCACAGTCCCAGTCAAAACTGCTGAGGCCATAGAGAAGATTCTAACCCACAACAGCAAGGGAATCAAATTCCAGATTCTATCAAACCCAGAATTCCTTGCTGAGGGAACTGCAATCCAAGATCTCTTTAAACCAGATCGTGTTCTTATTGGAGGCAGGGAGACCCCAGAGGGCCAAAAAGCTattcaagctttgaagagtgTTTATTCTCAATGGGTTCCCGAAGAAAGAATACTCACCACAAATCTCTGGTCTGCAGAACTGTCTAAGCTTGCTGCCAATGCTTTCTTGGCCCAAAGGATTTCATCTGTTAATGCCATGTCAGCACTTTGTGAGGCTACCGGGGCAAATGTTCAGCAAGTGTCCTATTCTGTTGGTACGGACTCAAGGATTGGACCCAAGTTCCTCAATGCTAGTGTTGGTTTTGGTGGATCATGCTTCCAGAAGGATATCTTGAACCTTGTTTACATCTGTGAGTGCAATGGCCTTCCAGAGGTGGCCGAGTATTGGAAACAAGTTATCAAGATCAATGACTATCAGAAGAACCGTTTTGTGAACCGTGTAGTTTCATCAATGTTCAACACTGTTTCAAACAAAAAGATTGCTATTCTTGGATTTGCCTTCAAGAAAGACACTGGTGATACGAGGGAGACCCCTGCCATTGATGTATGCCAGGGGCTACTTGGCGATAAGGCCAACCTGAGCATATATGATCCACAAGTAACTGAGGACCAAATCCAGAGGGATCTATCAATGAACAAGTTTGATTGGGATCATCCTATCCACCTGCAGCCCACAAGTCCAACTACTGTGAAGAAAGTCAGTGTGGTTTGGGATGCCTATGAAGCAACAAAGGATGCACATGGTCTTTGCATTCTAACCGAGTGGGATGAGTTCAAGACTCTTGATTACCAGAAGATATTTGACAACATGCAAAAACCAGCATTTGTTTTTGATGGCAGAAACGTTGTGGATGCTGATAAGCTACGTGAGATTGGCTTTATAGTTTACTCAATTGGTAAGCCACTGGATCCATGGCTCAAAGACATGCCTTCTATGGCATAA
- the LOC137825864 gene encoding uncharacterized protein — MEYGNWADSLQTETPLLSFPQPSSSYAPPSSQITHYPSYPQNPNPSSSLPLNPPGVDSHPPLNPIMYSDHESVPIPNLIYPQNLVGADSNSFVPSSGYYVDQNWAAREAVRQFGSNPAVYAPGISIPSNGSEQLGMVDPISMWWANNAAQLHGNGILNKKQKKAKTKVVQPAYCEVCKIECTGKEVLDQHKLGKKHKRNLEKLRESLNPTQVQPSGSSNPVIGPQLPYDKSKSTSVNNIKRKKVETVEDLEKKKKKVLDGGAAAEAVKICAICNVVCNSETVYNYHLTGQKHASMLKKAFHHTQSYAS, encoded by the exons ATGGAATACGGAAATTGGGCTGATTCGCTGCAAACTGAAACCCCACTCCTTTCTTTCCCCCAACCTTCCTCCTCCTATGCTCCTCCATCATCTCAGATTACCCATTACCCCTCTTATCCCCAAAACCCTAATCCCTCTTCTTCTCTTCCCCTCAACCCTCCTGGGGTTGATTCCCACCCGCCGTTGAACCCTATCATGTATTCGGATCATGAATCTGTTCCCATTCCCAATTTGATCTATCCTCAGAACCTTGTTGGGGCTGATTCCAACTCATTTGTGCCTTCTTCTGGATACTATGTGGACCAGAACTGGGCTGCCAGAGAGGCTGTTAGGCAATTTGGTTCTAACCCAGCTGTCTATGCACCT GGCATCTCTATACCATCCAATGGCTCGGAACAGTTGGGTATGGTAGATCCTATCTCCATGTGGTGGGCAAATAATGCAGCTCAACTTCATGGCAATGGAATACTgaataaaaaacagaagaaAGCTAAAACTAAGGTTGTGCAACCTGCATATTGTGAAGTTTGCAAGATAGAATGCACCGGCAAGGAAGTGCTGGACCAACATAAATTAGGAAAGAAGCACAAGAGGAACTTGGAAAAACTAAGAGAATCATTGAACCCAACCCAAGTTCAACCATCTGGGTCTTCTAATCCTGTAATAGGACCCCAGTTACCATACGACAAGAGCAAATCAACCAGTGTGAACaatattaagagaaaaaaagttGAAACTGTTGAAGACttggaaaaaaagaaaaagaaggttCTTGATGGTGGGGCAGCAGCCGAAGCAGTTAAGATTTGTGCTATATGTAACGTGGTGTGTAATAGTGAGACAGTCTATAATTACCATCTTACTGGACAAAAGCATGCTTCTATGCTGAAGAAAGCATTTCATCATACACAGTCCTATGCCAGTTGA
- the LOC137824033 gene encoding BAG family molecular chaperone regulator 8, chloroplastic has translation MASHCHCHHHHHHQTPPPPPPPTITTITTQCCCYHNPPNTCCTPPPPQHHLLHPIASLLSQPQPHPILPSQQNYTKSYTRHNLATQNHHLQHQHETHSAISSLLHRIESLEFSLNHYTHHSLRHTAASVIQTHFRSFLVRRSRTLTQLKHLASIKSTFNALKSSCSNHDHVDFAALSLKAMNLLLELDSIEGCDPMIVEGKRSISRDLVRFLDSIEEVALRKHVLCVRAERPVRSGKRVQTPRNAGDDERRKLLHNLRDRVEKLSRLCKVSVNDEEDSESENGAHDDGVTNVLIGGSSEVSPNKNGVFLRKQGVQPGVKKSVRFANVSDVYCKSVRFSDGSCSSSDEQGEVLDNVSGAIEDDGVNSYQGADDEEEVLVVESGGSSRSSDDGERSSSRRVLENEGRNAVKEQLHAHQEKLLFSAPKPLKMENKSGVKKNSKGVKILT, from the exons ATGGCCTCTCACTGCCActgccaccaccaccaccaccaccaaactcctcctcctcctcctcctcccacCATCACCACCATCACTACCCAATGCTGCTGTTACCACAACCCTCCTAACACCTGTTGCACACCCCCACCACCCCAACACCACCTTCTACACCCCATTGCATCACTCCTCTCTCAACCCCAACCTCACCCTATTCTTCCCTCCCAACAAAACTACACCAAATCTTACACTCGCCACAACCTCGCCACCCAAAACCACCACCTTCAACACCAACACGAAACCCATTCCGCCATCTCATCTCTCCTTCACCGCATCGAATCCCTCGAGTTCTCTCTCAACCACTACACCCACCATTCCCTCCGCCACACCGCGGCCAGCGTCATCCAAACCCATTTTCGCTCCTTCCTTGTTCGCAGATCAAGAACCCTAACCCAACTCAAACACCTTGCTTCCATCAAATCCACCTTCAACGCTCTCAAATCCTCTTGTTCCAACCATGACCACGTCGATTTCGCTGCTCTTTCTCTCAAAGCCATGAACTTGCTCCTCGAACTCGATTCCATTGAG GGTTGCGATCCGATGATTGTAGAAGGGAAAAGGTCAATCAGCAGAGATTTGGTTCGGTTTTTGGACTCAATTGAAGAGGTTGCTTTGAGAAAACACGTGCTTTGTGTTAGAGCAGAAAGGCCTGTGAGGTCTGGTAAGAGAGTTCAAACACCGAGAAATGCAGGTGATGACGAAAGGAGGAAGCTGTTGCATAATTTGAGGGACAGGGTTGAGAAGCTTAGTAGATTGTGCAAGGTTTCTGTTAATGATGAAGAAGATTCTGAGTCTGAGAACGGTGCTCATGATGATGGGGTGACCAATGTTTTGATTGGTGGAAGTAGTGAGGTGTCTCCAAACAAAAATGGCGTCTTCCTTCGTAAGCAAGGAGTTCAACCTGGAGTGAAGAAGAGTGTGAGGTTTGCTAATGTTAGTGATGTTTATTGTAAGAGTGTAAGATTTTCCGATGGAAGTTGTTCATCCAGTGATGAGCAAGGAGAGGTTTTGGATAATGTGAGTGGTGCGATAGAAGATGATGGTGTAAATTCGTATCAGGGTGCTGATGACGAGGAGGAAGTGTTGGTGGTGGAGAGTGGAGGATCATCGCGAAGCAGTGATGATGGTGAGAGGAGCAGCAGTAGAAGGGTTCTGGAAAATGAGGGAAGAAATGCAGTGAAAGAGCAGCTTCATGCGCACCAAGAAAAGCTCCTGTTCTCTGCTCCTAAACCACTTAAGATGGAAAACAAAAGTGGTGTGAAGAAGAATAGTAAAGGTGTGAAAATTTTGACGTGA
- the LOC137824035 gene encoding uncharacterized protein gives MSASATPSAAQILSLFRSILRVARDFPDYNIREYTIRRTIDAFRQNASLSDPSSISSAYSHGKSQLAVVKRQTVVYSLYAPPLRSVMELQQVPF, from the coding sequence ATGAGTGCATCTGCAACTCCTTCGGCCGCACAAATCCTCTCTCTCTTCCGCTCCATCCTACGCGTCGCTCGAGATTTCCCTGATTACAACATTAGGGAATACACCATTCGACGCACCATCGATGCCTTTCGGCAAAACGCCTCTCTCTCAGACCCCTCTTCAATTTCCTCCGCCTATTCCCACGGCAAGTCTCAGCTCGCCGTCGTCAAACGACAGACCGTCGTGTACTCTCTCTACGCGCCTCCTCTCCGCAGCGTCATGGAACTCCAGCAAGTCCCTTTCTAG
- the LOC137823525 gene encoding uncharacterized protein: MQLDSLCVGAVQWMPYEEHRAVRPFEWISLFSGYIRLRGCRQMHLPERVLRQFGYIQCIPSHPTTVHHGDPSTSDIDHRWLDYNANLLQGVVLAADVGTCIPAYLEWFRSISHPYIIQMAEDDRPPVSTHYGRRQGDISITNHNLRV, encoded by the coding sequence ATGCAATTAGATAGCCTCTGTGTTGGTGCTGTTCAATGGATGCCCTATGAAGAGCATAGAGCGGTGCGTCCTTTTGAGTGGATTTCATTATTTTCAGGGTACATTCGGTTGAGGGGTTGTAGGCAGATGCATTTGCCTGAACGTGTACTCAGACAGTTTGGATATATACAGTGTATCCCTAGTCACCCAACCACCGTTCATCATGGCGATCCATCCACATCTGATATCGACCATCGATGGTTAGATTATAATGCTAACCTCCTACAAGGTGTAGTATTAGCAGCTGATGTTGGAACCTGTATTCCTGCATATTTGGAGTGGTTCCGGTCTATATCACACCCATATATCATCCAGATGGCTGAGGATGATCGACCTCCGGTGAGTACCCATTATGGACGACGTCAGGGCGATATCTCTATCACTAACCACAACCTTCGGGTATGA
- the LOC137823874 gene encoding protein MAIN-LIKE 2-like: MMLICAWWLAGFFNSRGLLQWQSLAIASSSKSHPSHIHKEMVKTRGGGSQGDRLRPTASVRRRRRHVNEDEEHVEHEDAENVDVELEEAEPQMEVEDEGAPEIEGEGYPGGPRDGTLLTGYEDHVAMQLWNGVDRGELKLVSHGRKMSKMGAPHPRILPAVELSGLAALIGASYDTIDKGLLCAFVERWHPETNSFHLPVGELTITLDDVSNLLHLPIMGQFYTYPSLDTATATDLLVDSLRVDRGVAAAETRHCRGGHVRLSWFREMYEDACTRRQWTVAARAYLLHLVGCTIFADKSATSVSVSYLGLFVDLRHTGGYSWAAATLTHMYEQLGDGSYANTRQLAGYVTLFSSWIYEHFPSIGHRQLRDAYVEDEPRCMKYVVGSRLSTLASV; encoded by the exons ATGATGCTCATTTGTGCGTGGTGGCTGGCCGGCTTCTTCAACAGCAGAGGTCTTCTTCAGTGGCAATCTCTTGCAATAGCTTCTTCTTCCAAATCTCATCCATCTCACATTCATAAAG AAATGGTGAAGACTAGGGGAGGAGGTTCACAAGGTGATCGTCTACGTCCCACAGCTTCtgttagaagaagaagaagacatgttaatgaagatgaagaacatGTTGAACATGAAGATGCAGAAAATGTTGATGTCGAACTTGAAGAAGCTGAACCCCAAATGGAGGTGGAGGATGAAGGCGCACCTGAAATAGAAGGTGAAGGTTATCCTGGAGGTCCACGGGATGGGACACTGTTGACAGGTTATGAAGACCATGTGGCCATGCAATTATGGAATGGTGTG GATCGAGGAGAGTTAAAATTGGTGTCTCATGGCCGAAAAATGAGTAAGATGGGTGCTCCTCATCCTCGGATACTACctgcagtggagttgtcaggtTTAGCTGCACTTATTGGGGCAAGCTATGACACGATAGACAAAGGACTGTTGTGTGCCTTTGTAGAAAGGTGGCACCCAGAGACAAATTCATTTCATTTGCCTGTAGGTGAGTTGACCATCACATTGGATGATGTGTCGAATTTGTTGCACCTCCCAATTATGGGGCAATTCTACACGTATCCGAGCTTGGATACAGCTACGGCAACCGATTTGCTTGTTGATTCACTTCGTGTAGATCGGGGAGTAGCAGCTGCTGAGACTCGTCATTGTCGGGGTGGACATGTGCGTCTAAGCTGGTTTAGGGAGATGTATGAGGACGCATGTACCAGGAGACAATGGACTGTTGCTGCACGGGCATATTTGCTCCACCTAGTAGGTTGCACCATCTTTGCAGATAAGAGTGCTACGTCGGTTAGTGTATCCTACTTGGGATTATTTGTAGATTTAAGGCACACCGGAGGATACTCGTGGGCAGCAGCTACTTTGACCCACATGTATGAGCAGTTGGGAGATGGTTCCTATGCAAATACTAGACAGTTAGCTGGGTATGTCACGTTATTTTCATCATGGATATATGAGCACTTTCCGAGTATTGGACACCGACAGCTTCGGGATGCCTATGTTGAGGATGAGCCGCGGTGTATGAAATATGTGGTCGGGAGTAGGTTGTCCACACTTGCCTCAGTTTGA